The Euzebya rosea genome segment CATGTCACGCCGAACCCCGCGCCCCGTCCGCCTGCTTGCCCTCCTCTGTGTCGTGCTCGCCGTCGGTGCACTGGTCGTGCCCGTCGCCGCGCAGGACGAGTTCTCGCTGACCGTCGAGCCGACCGTCGGCCTGGCCGAGACCGACACCGTCACCGTCACGCTCGCAGGGACCCCGTCGGGGCAGGGGCTGTACGTGCGCCAGTGCATCGCCCCCGTGGGGGAGGAGCGGCCCACCGTCTGCGACGGCACCGGATCGTGGGCGACGCTGCCACCGGGGCTGCCGGGCACGCCCGACGGCTCGCTGCAGCCATCACAGGGCTCCTTCGGCTTCCCGGTCGCCCAGGCCTTCGGCGACGTCGACTGCACTGCCGTGCAGTGCGGGATCTTCACCCGTCGGGACCACAACGCCCCCAACGACACGTCGTTGGACCGGTGGGTGCCGATCACCTTCGCCGCCGGGGTGCCCGGTGGGGCACGGGCCGTCGAGCGGGTCCAGGGAAGCGACCGGTTCACCACCGCCGCAGCAGCCGCCGGGTCCGTCGACGAGGCCGCGGTCGCGTACGTGGCCAACGGCACCGGGTTCGCCGACGCGCTGGCCGGTGGCCCCGCGGCGATCCTCGACGGGGCACCGCTGCTGCTGGTCGAGTCCGACGCCGTGCCCGCGGCCACATCGGACGCATTGGCCGAGCTGGCTCCCGAACGGATTGTCCTGCTGGGCGGCGAGGGGGCCATCGGCACCGCTGTCGAGCAGGAGCTGGCCGCAATCGCACCGACCTCGCGCCGTTCGGGGGCCGACCGGTGGGCCACCGCCGCGGCCGTCAGCGCTGCGACGTGGCCCGACGGGGCGACCGACGTGCTGGTGGCCTCGGGCATCGACCATCCCGATGCGCTGTCGGGCGGCGCCGGCGCGGGGATGCTCGGCGCCCCGCTGCTGCTGGTCGCCAACGACTCGGTGCCCGCTGCGACGCGGGCGGAGCTGGAGCGCTTGTCCCCGTCGCGCATCACCATCCTCGGCGGCCCGTCATCGGTGTCCGCGGCGGTGCAGCAGGAGCTGAACGGCATCGCCCCGACCACACGGATCGCCGGGACCAGCCGGTTCGACACCGCGGCCGACGTCGCGACCACCCTGTGGTCCTCGGGAACCCGTCGCGCCGTGGTCGTCAACGGCGAGGGCTTCGCCGACGCGCTGTCGGCGGCGCCGCTGGCCGGCCTGTTGGGCGGTCCGGTGCTGCTCGTGACCCGCGACACCGCGCCGCAGGAGACGCTGGACGCGTTGGACCAGCTGGGCGTGACGACCGTGACCGTGCTCGGCGGCCCGAACGTGGTCAGCGATGCCGTTCTCGACACCCTTGCCGGTGGGACGACGTCGCAGTAACCTCTGTTCCACAATGCGCCTGTAGAGCACCCCTCCCGACCACCACCACGGCTTTCCGTGTCGCGTGCGTCGTCATGGGTGCTCGTCGCGTTCTCGCGCGAATCGTCGGTGATGCCGGTCCTGTCGAGGGCATGGATCACCGTCGCGCGAGGACCGAAGGGTGCTGCGCGCGCGGGAAGCAGAAACGGACATCTCCATGCCTGCCTCGTTCAACAACAACCGTTCGCGTCGCCCCGTCCCGCCTCGTCGCCCCGCCCGCCCGTCCAACGGGCCGAGCGGGCCGAAGGGTCCGCGGGGCAAGGGGCCCACGCGGCCGGCACCACCACGCCTTGCCCGCCGACACCCCGGCCGCCACGGCCAGCGCTGACCCGGTGCGCGACGCCGGCCGTCCCCATCGGGGCGGCCGGCGCCCGGGGACATCCGACCGTACGCTGTCGCCCATGTCACAGCTCGTCGCGGAGGGGATCCGCGTGGCCTTCGGCGGTCAGGACGTCCTGCACGGGGTCGACCTCACCGTCCGCCCCGGCGCGACCGTCGGCCTGGTCGGGCCGAACGGCGCCGGCAAGTCCACCCTCCTGCGTGTCCTCGTCGGCCTGCTCGTGCCCGACGAGGGCGCCGTCACGCGCACCGGCACGGTCGGCCTGCTCGCCCAGGAGCACGACCGCCGTCCCGACGAGACCACCGCCCAGCTGCTGGCCCGCAGGACCGGCGTGTCGGACGCCGAGCGGAACCTCGAGCTGGCCACCCAGGCGCTCGCCGACGGCACCGACCCCGACGGCGACGCCTACGACGACGCGCTGCAGACCTGGATGGCGGTCGGCGCGGCGGACTTCGAGTCACGCGTCGAGCAGGTGCTCACCGACCTCGGGCTGCCGCTGCGGCTGCTCGAGGCCCCCACGGTGGGACTGTCCGGCGGGCAGATGGCCAAGGCGTCGCTCGCCGCGATCCTCCTCTCCCGCTTCGACGTCCTGCTGCTCGACGAACCGACCAACGACCTCGACCTCGACGGGCTCGACCGGCTCGAGGCGTTCGTCGCCGGCTACCGGGGCGGCATCGCGGTGGTCTCCCACGACCGCGAGTTCCTCGCCCGCACCATCACCGAGGTGCTGGAGCTCGACCCCGTCAACGCGACGTGGTCGACCTTCGCCGGTGGCTGGGAGGCCTACCTGACCGAACGCGAGGTCGCCCGACGGCGCATGCGCGAGGCCTACGAGGCGTCGGAGGAACAGCGCAGCCACCTGGTGGCCCAGGTCCAGGGGGCCAAGGAGCAGTCGGTGCGTGGGGCACTCCGCGCGAAGAAGAATCCACCGGACCCCGACCGGGCTGCGCGGGGCGCCCGGATCGAGGCCGCCACCAGCGGGGCCAAGAAGGTCCGTGCCCTCGAGAGCCGGCTCAACCAGCTCGACCGCACCCTGGCCAACGAGGGCGTCGCGGAACCACGCAAGGAATGGGAGCTGCGCCTCGAGCTGCCCAGCGCCCCCCGGTCCGGTGACGTCGTCGCCCAGCTGCGCGACGCCACCCTCGTCCGCGGCAGCTTCACCTTCGGCCCGGTCACCCTCGACCTGGCGCAGGGCGACCGGGTGTCCATCGTCGGCCCCAACGGGTCGGGCAAGTCCACCCTCCTCGGCCTGCTGCTCGGCCACCTCCAGCCCGACAGCGGCACCGCGACGCTCGGCAGCCGGGTCGTCGTCGGCGAGCTCGACCAGGCCCGCGGCGCGCTCGCCAGCGACGACACCGTCGTCGACCTGCTGGTCGCCCACAGCGGCATGGAACCCGTGGAGGCCCGCACCCTCCTCGCCAAGTTCGGCCTCAAGGGGCCGCGTGCCAACCGGGCGGCCGCGGACCTCTCACCCGGCGAACGCACCCGCGCGGTCCTCGCGATGTTGATGGCCACCGGCACCAACCTGCTGGTGCTCGACGAGCCGACCAACCACCTGGACATGCCCGCCATCGAGCAGCTCGAGGACGCCCTCGCCAGCTACGACGGCACCCTCCTGCTGGTCTCACACGACCGTCGCCTCCTCGACGCCGTCACCACGAGCCGAACGTGGACGGTCTCCGACGGGCTCGTGTCGACGACCTGACCGCTGCGGCCAGCCCACCGTCCGACGATTGGCATCCGGCCACGATTGTGGCGAGGGGTGCACGGGTGCACCGGATCCGACGATCGTCGCCGTCGACCGATCTGGCCACATTGGCGTCCGGCCACGATTGTGGCGAGGGGAGCACCCGTGCACCGGATCCGACAATTGTGGCGAACGGCCAGTTTCGCCGGGCGGGGATGGCTCCGTTCGCCGACGGTCTCCGACGGACGGGTTCGCGCCAGCTGACGACCGATAGCCTGTGCGGCCATGGCTGAGTACGTGTACGTGATGAAGGGCCTCACCAAGCTGGTGCCGCCCTCCAAGGAAATCCTGTCCAACATCTGGCTGTCGTTCCTGCCGGGCGCCAAGATCGGCGTCATCGGGCCCAACGGCGCCGGCAAGTCCACCCTGCTGCGCATCATGGCCGGGGTCGACACCGAGTTCGAGGGCGAGGCGTGGGCCGCCGACGGGGTCAACGTCGGCTACCTGCCGCAGGAGCCGCAGCTCGACCCGGACAAGACCGTGGAGGAGAACATCCGCGAGGGCGTCGGCGAGACCGTGCGACTCCTCGAGGAGTTCAACGACCTCTCCATGAAGATGGCCGAGGAGCTGCCGGACGAGGAGATGCAGAAGGTCTACGACCGGTTCGCCGCCGTCCAGGACAAGATCGAGGCGGTCGACGGCTGGGACCTCGACCGCCAGCTCGAGATCGCGATGGACGCCCTGCGCGTGCCGCCGGCCAACGCCGACGTCACCAGCCTCTCCGGTGGTGAACGCCGCCGCGTGGCCCTGTGCCGCCTGCTGCTGTCCAAGCCCGACATGCTGCTGCTCGACGAGCCCACCAACCACCTCGACGCCGAGTCCGTCGCGTGGCTGGAGCGCTTCCTGCAGGACTACAACGGCACCGTCGTCTCCATCACCCACGACCGGTACTTCCTCGACAACGTCGCCGGCTGGATCCTCGAGCTCGAGCGCGGCAAGGGCATGCCCTTCGAGGGCAACTACTCCGGCTGGCTGCAGCAGAAGCAGGAACGCCTGCGCCAGGAGGAGAAGACGGAGTCCAAGCGGCAGAAGACCCTGGCCCAGGAGCTGGAGTGGGTCAACGCCAGCCCCCGCGCCCGCCAGGCCAAGTCCAAGGCCCGTATCTCCGCTTACGAGGACCTGGTGGCCAAGGCCGGCCAGTCCCGCGACAGCAACATCGAGCTGACGATCCCCCACACGGGTCGCCTCGGTGGCGTCGTCGTCGAGGCCGACCACCTCTACAAGGGGTTCGAGGACCGGCTGCTCATCGAGGACCTGACGTTCAGCCTCCCGCCGGGCGGCATCGTAGGGATCGTGGGCGCCAACGGTGCCGGCAAGTCGACCCTCTTCCGCATGATCATGGGAGAGGAGAAGCCCGACGAGGGCAGCCTGCGCGTCGGCGAGACCGTCGACCTCGGCTATGTCGACCAGAACCGCGACGCGCTGGACCCCAACAAGACCGTCTTCCAGGAGATCACCGACGACAACGACCTGCTGGAGATCGGCGGTCGCGAGGTCAACGGACGGGCCTACTGCGGCCAGTTCAACTTCAAGGGCGCCGACCAGCAGAAGAAGGTCGGGCAGTGCTCGGGTGGTGAGCGCAACCGCATCCACCTGGCCAAGCTGCTGCGCAAGGGCTGCAACCTGCTGCTGCTGGACGAGCCGACCAACGACCTCGACGTCGACACCCTCCGGGCGCTGGAGGAGGGGCTGCTGTCCTTCGCCGGCTGTGCGGTGGTCATCAGCCACGATCGCTGGTTCCTCGACCGTGTCACCACCCACATGCTGGCCTTCGAGGGCGACAGCCAGGTCGTCTGGTACCCCGGGACGTACTCGGAGTACGCCGAGGACTTCAAGCAGCGGCACGGTGGCGACGACCAGCCCCACCGCATCAAGTACAAGCCGATCAGCCGCTGACCCCACAGCCCTGACCGTCCCCGCGACGGACCCCACGACGCCCGGCCCCTGCGGCCGGGCGTTGTCGTTCCGCCACGGCGCCGCGCTGGCCGAGCGGGAATCCGGTGGCAGGAGCCTGTCAGCAGCGATGTTGACACCGTCAACTTGACGTCGTTATCTTCGCGTGGAACCCGTTACTCCGCATCGAAAGCGACCACCCGTGTCGACCACCACCACACGAACCCCGCTGTCAGTCCGCCGTCCATGGGTGATCGCCCTGCTCGCCCTCGTCGGATTCGTCGTCGCCGGCGCCTTCGGCGGTGACGTGCAGGACTCGCTGGTCTCCGGCGGGTTCGACGACCCCGGGTCGGAGTCCTCGGCGGCGGCGGCGATCGTCGCCGACACCTTCGACGGGGGTGCTCCCGACGTGGTGCTGCTGGTCACCGCCGCCGACGGATCCGTCGACGCCCCCGAGGTGGCCGCCGCGGGCGCTGCGCTGACCCAGGACCTGGCCGGTCGCGACGAGGTCGTGCAGGCCACCAGCTACTGGACCCTCGGCGCCGCCCCGCCGCTGCGGTCCGTCGACGGTGACCGGGCGCTGGTCCTCCTCCGCTTCGCCGGTGACGAGAGCCAGCGGCTGGACCTGGCCGGCGAGCTGCGGGAGGAGCTCCACGGCACCGACCTCGACGGCGTGGCCGAGGTCGCCGTCGGTGGCATGTCCGCGGTCTTCAGCGAGGTCAACGAGACCGTCGAGTCCGACCTGGTCCTGGCCGAGGTCGTCGCCCTCCCGCTGACGTTGATCCTGCTGATCGTCATCTTCGGGTCGGTCGTCTCCGCCATGCTGCCGCTGGCGATCGGCGGCCTCTCCATCGTCGGGACGTTCCTGGCCCTGGAGCTGATCGCCGGGCTGACCGACGTCTCGATCTTCGCCCTCAACTTCACCACCGCCCTCGGGCTGGGCCTGGCCATCGACTACGCCCTGCTGGTGGTCAACCGATACCGGGAGGAGCTCGCCGCCGGCCACGACCCGGCCGCGGCCGTCACCCGCACCGTGCGCACCGCCGGGCGCACCGTGGTGTTCTCCGGGCTGACGGTCGCCTCGAGCCTCGTGGCCCTGCTCGTGTTCCAGTTCGCCTTCCTCAAGTCCTTCGCCTACGCCGGGATCGCCGTCGTCGGCCTGGCGGTCGTCGGCGCGGTCGTCGTGCTCCCGGCCGTCCTGGTCCTCCTCGGCCACCGCGTGAACGCCCTCACCGTCCGCCGGCCGAAGGTCACCGCCCCGGGGGAAGAGGCCGACGGCGCCTGGCACCGCATCGCCATGACCGTGATGCGTCGACCCGTCCCCATCGCGACGGTGTCCACGCTGGTCCTGCTGCTCCTCGGCGTGCCGTTCCTCGGGGTCGAGCTCGGCTTCCCCGACGACCGGGTGCTGCCGCCCGGCGCGGAGACCCGCGAGGTCAGCGAGATCCTGCGGACCGAGTTCGACAGCCGCGAGCAGTCGGCCCTGTCCGTCGTCGTGCCCGATGTCGATGCCCGCGGCGTCGACGCCGACGACATCAGCAGCTACGCCCAGCAGCTCAGCACCCTCGACGGGGTGGCCCGCGTCGACGCAGCCGTCGGGTCGTTCATCGGCGGGTCCCGGCTTCCGGTCGAGCTGCCCTTCGCAGCCGCGCTCGCCACCGGTGACACCACCTACCTGCAGGTCGTCCCCGACGTCGAACCCATCTCGGCGGAGGGCGAGCAGCTGGTCGCCGACGTCCGCGCGGTCCAGGCACCCGCCGACGGCGTGCTGGTCGGTGGCCCCTCAGCGGAGCTGGCGGACTCCAAGCGCGGGCTGATCGACCGGCTGCCCGTGGCCCTCGCCCTCATCGCCGTCATCACCTTCGTGGTGCTGTTCCTGTCGTTCGGGTCGGTGCTGATGCCCGTCAAGGCGATCGTGCTCAACCTGCTCAGCCTGACCGCCACGCTCGGCGCGATGGTGTGGGTCTTCCAGGACGGCCGCTTCCAGGACGCGCTCGGCTTCACCGCCACCGGGTCGTTGACCGTCACGATGCCTATCCTGCTGTTCGTGCTCGCGTTCGGGCTGTCGATGGACTACGAGGTGTTCCTGCTGTCACGCATCAAGGAGGAGTGGGACCGCACCGGCGACCCGATCGGTTCGGTCGCCCAGGGCCTGGAGCGGACCGGTCGCATCGTCACCGCCGCCGCGGTGCTGATCGCCGTGGTGTTCGTGTCCTTCGGCATCACCGGGTCGGTCAGCTTCATGAAGCTGTTCGGCTTCGGCATGACCCTCGCCGTGCTGGTCGACGCCTTCGTCGTCCGCACCACGCTGGTCCCGGCGTTCATGCGCCTGGCCGGCGGGGCGAACTGGTGGGCCCCCGCGCCGCTGCGCGCCTTCCACGACCGCTTCGGGTTCAGCGAACACGCCGACCTCGACGACGAGATCGTCCTCGATCCCCTTCGCACCCCGGTGGACGCCACCCCGTGACCGACTCCGCAGCCGCACCACGGGACACCCAGCCCAAACGAGCGGTGGGCCATCGTGCCGACGCCGGCCAGGGCGAGCTGCTTCGGGCCCAGCTCCTCGACGCCGCCGAGGCCCAGCTGACCGCACGCGGGTCCATCCAGGCCGTGTCGTTGCGGCAGGTGGCGCGCGACGTGGGGGTCAGCGCCACGTCGGTGTACCTGCACTTCACCGACAAGGACGACCTGTTCATCGGGGTGTGCCAGCGACGGTTCGAGGCGTTCGCCCAGCTGCTCCGTGAGGCACGGGAGGGGCTGCACAGCGCCGCCGAGCAGGTCAAGGCGACGGGGAAGGCCTATGTGCGTTTCGGCATGGAGCATCCGGAACAGTACGCGATCCTCTTCGGAGGCGTGGTCCCGGTCGACACGGTGAAGGCGCGCATCCCGGAGGAGGAGCTGGCGGGCTACCAGGCGCTCCTCGAGCTCGCCGCGATCGTGCAGCAGGGGATCGAGTCGGGCGAGTTCCGCCAGGTCGACCCGTTCATGGCGACGCTGACGCTGTGGTCGACGGTGCACGGCCTCGTGGGGGTGCTCGCCCACGGCTTCGGCATGATCGGCGAGGTCGACGTCTCGGTCGCCACCGACACGGTCACCGATTTGTTGCTGGACGGGCTCCGGGCATCCTGACGCCCGTGGGCTGGGTCAGCTAGTGCGCGGGGCGTGCACGGCGAAGCGACGCGTCGCGGTGCGTCCCTCGACCGCGATCTGGGCCAGCAGTCGTTCGACGACCAGACCGGCATCCTGCGGCTCCATGACGTGGAGGTTGGCGAGCGTGGCGTCGAGGCGCTGGCGGGCGGTGGGCGGGGTGAGTGTCGTTGGGCTCATGCCCTCGTATCGGCGATCCGGACGAGACCCTGAGCGTCGTTCATCGGTGAGGTCGCCCCGGTGTGGGTCGATCAGGCCCCGAGGGAGAACCCCAGCTGGGTCGCCGCGGCCCGTGCGGCCATGCCGTTGCCGGCTGCCACCGCGTCGTCGATCAGACGGATGGCGCGAGGGGTGTCGAGGTCGTCGTCGACCGCCGCCGCCACCGCCGCGACCACGCCGTCGACCGCGAGCGGGTCCCCGTCGGCTGCGCCGTGCCAGCCCTTGACCGCGGTGGCCGCCGACTCCATGTCGGCCTCGGTGTAGGTCCATCCCGACCGGTAGTGGTTGGACAGCAGCAGGCGGCGCACCGCGTCGGCGTCGTAGCGGTCCAGCAGGTCGCCGAGGAACACGAGGTTGCCCAGGCTCTTGGACATCTTGACGTCCTCCAGGGCAACCATGCCGACGTGCATCCAGACCCGGGCGAAGGGGCCCTGTCCGGTCAACGCCTCGGACTGCAGGATCTCGGCTTCGTGGTGGGGGAAGACGAGGTCGTTGCCGCCGCCGTGGATGTCGATCGTCGAGCCGAGGTGCTCCATGGCCATCGCCGAGCACTCCAGGTGCCAGCCGGGTCGCCCGGCACCCCACGGGGTCGCCCACGACGGCTCGTCGGGCAGGCTCGGCTGCCACAGCAGGAAGTCCAGCGGGTTGCGCTTGCCCTCGGCGTCGGGATCCCCGCCCTTCTCGGCGAACTGGCGCAGCGCCTCGTCCCGGTCGAGCCGCGAGAACGCCAGGTAGTCCTCCATCGAGTCGACGTCGGCGTAGACCCGTCCGTCGGGAAGGGCGTAGGCCACGCCGCGCTGGAGCAGCCCCGACACCATCGGGATCATCGCCGGGACGGTCTCGGTGGCGAAGGGGATGACGTCCGGCGGGCGCAGACCCAGGCGGGTCAGGTTGGCGTGGAAGGCCGCCGCTTCGCTGCGGGAGAGGACCTGGTAGTGGATGCCTCGCTCACGGGCCGTCCGCAGGATGTCGTCGTCGACGTCGGTGACGTTGCGCACGTACACGACCTCGTGCCCCTCGGCCTCCAGGCGCCTGATGAGCACGTCGAAGATCGTGTAGACGAAGGCGTGCCCGAGGTGGGCGGAGTCGTAGGGGGTGATGCCGCACACGTACAACCGCACGGTGGCGCCGGCCACGAAGGGAGCGGTGGTGGACGTGCGCGTGTCGAACAGCTGCATGGGTGCGTGATCCTGTCTGGCGAACGCGACGTTGGCCGGCCCCAACGTAGCGGCGCGACCGCACATTCCCGTGCACGGCGGGACTCCCGATGTGGACACGCCGAAAAAGGGAGAAGCCCGGCGAAGAGCGCAGTCAACTCTCCGCCGGGCCGTCGGGGCGCCCTGGGGCCCCGGAGACTTCATCATGGCCGGCCGGTCCCGACCTCGCCATGGTTATTGGGGATGGTTGTCCACACCCGAATTGACTAGTCCGTTCTCACGCTGGGTGAACGAGGGTCACCGTCGAGGAGCTCCGCGATCGGGGTCCAGGACGTGCGATGCAGGACGCAGGGACCCTGCTCCCGAAGTGCCCGGCGGTGGACAGGGGAGGGGTACCCCTTGTTGGAGTGGAAGGCGTAGGGCGGGTGGCTCGGGGAGTGGTCGACCATCTGCCGGTCGCGGGTGACCTTGGCCACGATCGAGGCCGCAGCGATCGACGCGGAGTGGGCGTCGCCGTGGACGATCAGCTCGTTGTGCGTGTCCTGCCCGGCGAGGAAGTCCCAGTTGCCGTCGAGCAGCAGCACGTCGGGGGTGAGGGCCAGCCCGTCGACGGCCCGGTGGGCGGCCAGCTGCATCGCGGCGCTCATCCCGAGCCGGTCGATCTCCTCGTTGCTCGCCGAGGCGACCGACACCGCGAGGGCGAAGTCCAGGATGCGGTCGTGCAGCTCCTCACGCCGCGTGTGGTCCAGCTGCTTGGAGTCACGCAGCTTGTACATGCGCCGGTCGGTCGGCAGGACCACGGCGGCGTAGGTGACCGGCCCGGCCCACGCACCACGACCCACCTCGTCGACCCCGGCGACGACGTGGCCGTCGTCCCAGTGCCGGCGTTCGTGCCGCAGCCCGGGGACGTCGGGCAGGCGGATGCGTCGGCCGTTGACGTAGGTCACGTTCTTGCGGCGGGAAACGGGCAGTCCCATGGGCCTTCGGTCGAGTCGAGGACGGGTCGTGAGGGCAGGGTAGCGCCCGCCGCGGCACCCACCGACGCCCCCGAGTGCCACCCCCGCTCGACCTTGCAGAGCGTTGCAGGCAAAAGCCTAAGGTAATGACCCCCTCGTGCCGATGGGGAGGACAAGAGGATCACCATGGACCGGTGGTCGACGAGAGACGGGCAATGGACGCCCCATCAGTGACCCGCGACAGCGGGTCGGAAGGTCGTCCAGCGATGCCCACCACGATCCCAGTCCCCACCGCCCACGCGACGTGTCTCCACGAGACCCTGGACGCGGTGCGTGGCGAGACGCAGGTCCTGAAGATGGCCGGCCTGCTCTCCGTGAGCGCCGACGACCTGCTCGATGGCGGCGGTACCGGACTCGGCGACTGGATGGGTGACCTCGCGGTCGCGGTCGAGGAGGGCTCCGGTGCGACCGTGCTGCTGCCCGTCCGTGACCCCAGCATGCTCCAGCACATCGTCTACGGCATGTCCGCGGTCCTCGTGTGGGCCCACGAGCTGCGCGCCGAGGGCCGGATCGCCACGACCATCCCGACCGAGGCCGTCGCGGCCTGGTCGGAGATCGAGCGGGTCGCCGGCCTCGGAGGCCGCACCGCGATGGCCATGGGCTACGAGAGCGGCCGGTTGACCGGTGCGGAGGACCTCCGGGTCGAGACCGTGGAGGAGCCGGCGGCAACCGCCGCCGCCTGAGCCCGATCGGCGCTCGACGCGGGCCGGCTCAGCTGTCGCCGCCTGCCGCGACCCGCTCGACCGCCGCGGCGACAGCCGGGGCGACCTCGGCGTTGAAGACGCTCGGGATGATGTAGTTGGCGTGCAGCTCGTCGGCCGACACGACGCTGGCGATGGCGTGTGCGGCAGCCACCTTCATCTCCTCGGTGATGTCACGGGCCTTGGCGTTCAGGGCGCCGCGGAACACCCCCGGGAAGGCCAGCACGTTGTTGATCTGGTTGGGGTAGTCGCTGCGGCCGGTCGCCACCACCCGGGCGTGCCGGCTGGCGATCGCCGGGTCGATCTCCGGCTCGGGGTTGGCCATGGCGAACACGATCGCGTCGTCGGCCATCGAGGCGACGTCGTCCTCGGTCAGCACACCCGGGCCGCTGACCCCGATGAACACGTCGCTGCCGGCGATGACGTCGCTGACCGAGCCGGTGCGCTGGTCGGGGTTGGTGTTGGACTGCAGCCACTTCTTGGAGTCGTCGACCTCGGGGACACCGCGGTGGATGGCGCCGTCGCGGTCGCAGATGACGATGTTGGTCGCGCCGGCGTCCTGGAGGATCTTCAGGATCGCCACGCCGGCCGCACCCGCTCCGGTCATGGTGATGCGCACGTCCTCCAGGCGCTTGCCGACCACCCGCAGGGCGTTGGTCAGGGCGGCAAGGGTCACGATGGCGGTGCCGTGCTGGTCGTCGTGGAAGACGGGGATGTCCAGCGTTTCCCGCAGGCGGCGTTCGATCTCGAAGCAGCCGGGGGCGGCGATGTCCTCCAGGTTGATCCCGCCGTAGGTGGGCGCCAGCGCCTGCACGACCTTCACGATCTCGTCGGGGTCCTGGGTCGCAAGGCACACCGGCCACGCATCGACGCCACCGAACTCCTTGAACAGGACCGCCTTGCCCTCCATGACCGGCATGGCGGCCTCGGGGCCGATGTTGCCCAACC includes the following:
- a CDS encoding NAD-dependent malic enzyme, which translates into the protein MAAPSASYAIILRVRMDHDTTALGRVTTAVGEAGGAVTGVDIVESHPDGMTADITANAGDVEHANTIRDAVNAVDGATVHKISDRTFLIHLGGKMEIRSKVGLRTRDDLSRAYTPGVARVCMAIHDKPEDAWRLTIKRNTVAVVTDGSAVLGLGNIGPEAAMPVMEGKAVLFKEFGGVDAWPVCLATQDPDEIVKVVQALAPTYGGINLEDIAAPGCFEIERRLRETLDIPVFHDDQHGTAIVTLAALTNALRVVGKRLEDVRITMTGAGAAGVAILKILQDAGATNIVICDRDGAIHRGVPEVDDSKKWLQSNTNPDQRTGSVSDVIAGSDVFIGVSGPGVLTEDDVASMADDAIVFAMANPEPEIDPAIASRHARVVATGRSDYPNQINNVLAFPGVFRGALNAKARDITEEMKVAAAHAIASVVSADELHANYIIPSVFNAEVAPAVAAAVERVAAGGDS
- a CDS encoding ribonuclease HII — encoded protein: MGLPVSRRKNVTYVNGRRIRLPDVPGLRHERRHWDDGHVVAGVDEVGRGAWAGPVTYAAVVLPTDRRMYKLRDSKQLDHTRREELHDRILDFALAVSVASASNEEIDRLGMSAAMQLAAHRAVDGLALTPDVLLLDGNWDFLAGQDTHNELIVHGDAHSASIAAASIVAKVTRDRQMVDHSPSHPPYAFHSNKGYPSPVHRRALREQGPCVLHRTSWTPIAELLDGDPRSPSVRTD